One segment of Phragmites australis chromosome 13, lpPhrAust1.1, whole genome shotgun sequence DNA contains the following:
- the LOC133889320 gene encoding sugar transport protein MST1-like isoform X1 — protein sequence MAGGIMVPSDGPAAGYGGGLTLSVFMSCLVAASGGLIFGYDIGISGGVSEMEPFLKRFFPHVLKRMAETKGNEYCLYDSQTLTAFTSSLYVAGLVASLVASRVTKAMGRQAVMLMGGALFFAGGAMTGAAVNIAMLIVGRMLLGFGIGFTNQAAPLFLAEMAPSQWRGAFTAGFQFFLALGVLIANLTNYATANVSWGWRLSLGLAGAPAIVIFIGALFLTDTPSSLVMRGQVDRARDALLRVRGPGADVDAEFKDIVRAVEVARQSEDGAFRRMATRREYRPHLVLAVAVPMFFQLTGVVVLAFFSPLVFRTIGFGSNAALMGAVILGAVNLGSLMLSTLVIDRYGRKVLFMVGGIQMIICHVAVAWIMGAKIGKSGEAAMARPYAVAVLVFTCLNSAGFGWSWGPLGWVVPSEIFPVDIRSAGQSMNVSIGLCLTFVQTQSFLAMLCRFKYATFAFYAAWVAIMTVFIALFLPETKGIPLESMGIVWVRHWYWKRFVQNQGNSGQTST from the exons ATGGCCGGAGGCATCATGGTTCCGAGTGATGGCCCTGCCGCGGGCTACGGCGGAGGCCTGACGCTGTCGGTGTTCATGTCCTGCCTTGTGGCAGCCTCGGGCGGCCTGATCTTCGGCTACGACATCGGCATCTCAG GCGGTGTCTCTGAAATGGAGCCGTTCCTGAAGCGCTTCTTCCCGCACGTCCTCAAGCGGATGGCGGAGACGAAGGGGAACGAGTACTGCCTCTACGACAGCCAGACGCTGACGGCCTTCACGTCGTCCCTGTACGTCGCCGGGCTGGTGGCGTCGCTCGTGGCCAGCCGCGTGACCAAGGCGATGGGCCGGCAGGCCGTCATGCTCATGGGCGGCGCCCTCTTCTTCGCCGGCGGCGCCATGACCGGCGCGGCTGTGAACATCGCCATGCTCATCGTCGGGCGCATGCTGCTCGGCTTCGGCATCGGGTTCACCAATCAG GCCGCTCCTCTGTTCCTCGCTGAGATGGCCCCTTCCCAGTGGCGCGGCGCCTTCACGGCCGGCTTCCAGTTCTTCCTCGCGCTCGGCGTGCTCATCGCCAACCTCACCAACTACGCCACGGCGAACGTCTCCTGGGGCTGGCGCCTCTCGCTGGGCCTCGCGGGCGCACCGGCCATCGTGATCTTCATCGGCGCGCTCTTCCTCACCGACACCCCCAGCAGCCTCGTCATGCGAGGCCAGGTCGACCGCGCCCGCGACGCGCTCCTCCGGGTGCGCGGGCCCGGTGCGGACGTGGACGCCGAGTTCAAAGACATCGTAAGGGCCGTGGAGGTTGCGCGCCAGAGCGAGGACGGCGCGTTCCGCCGGATGGCGACGAGGCGCGAGTACCGCCCCCACCTGGTGCTCGCCGTGGCCGTGCCCATGTTCTTCCAGCTCACCGGCGTCGTCGTGCTCGCCTTCTTCTCGCCCCTAGTGTTCCGCACCATCGGCTTCGGCAGCAACGCCGCTCTAATGGGCGCCGTCATACTCGGCGCGGTGAACCTGGGCTCCCTCATGCTCTCCACCCTCGTCATCGACCGATACGGCCGCAAGGTGCTCTTCATGGTGGGCGGCATCCAAATGATCATTTGCCAT GTTGCGGTTGCTTGGATCATGGGCGCAAAAATCGGCAAGAGCGGCGAGGCGGCCATGGCGAGGCCGTACGCGGTGGCGGTGCTGGTGTTCACGTGCCTGAACAGCGCCGGGTTCGGGTGGTCGTGGGGGCCGCTGGGGTGGGTGGTGCCGAGCGAGATATTCCCGGTGGACATCCGGTCGGCGGGGCAGTCCATGAACGTGTCCATCGGCCTCTGCCTCACCTTCGTGCAGACGCAGTCGTTCCTCGCCATGCTCTGCCGCTTCAAGTACGCCACCTTCGCCTTCTACGCCGCCTGGGTCGCCATCATGACCGTCTTCATCGCGCTCTTTCTGCCGGAGACCAAGGGCATCCCGCTCGAGTCCATGGGCATCGTCTGGGTGCGGCACTGGTACTGGAAGCGGTTCGTCCAGAACCAAGGAAATAGCGGCCAGACATCAACCTGA
- the LOC133889320 gene encoding sugar transport protein MST1-like isoform X2, giving the protein MTPTRAGEAPRVLSSGGAVAGRSGVGGACRETSETKTSSSSEARVTLPIPRGRHRIAPWAAPLFLAEMAPSQWRGAFTAGFQFFLALGVLIANLTNYATANVSWGWRLSLGLAGAPAIVIFIGALFLTDTPSSLVMRGQVDRARDALLRVRGPGADVDAEFKDIVRAVEVARQSEDGAFRRMATRREYRPHLVLAVAVPMFFQLTGVVVLAFFSPLVFRTIGFGSNAALMGAVILGAVNLGSLMLSTLVIDRYGRKVLFMVGGIQMIICHVAVAWIMGAKIGKSGEAAMARPYAVAVLVFTCLNSAGFGWSWGPLGWVVPSEIFPVDIRSAGQSMNVSIGLCLTFVQTQSFLAMLCRFKYATFAFYAAWVAIMTVFIALFLPETKGIPLESMGIVWVRHWYWKRFVQNQGNSGQTST; this is encoded by the exons ATGACGCCGACGAGAGCTGGTGAGGCACCGCGAGTGCTCTCGAGCGGCGGGGCGGTGGCGGGAAGGAGCGGCGTTGGTGGAGCGTGCAGAGAGACATCAGAGACGAAGACGAGCAGCAGTAGTGAAGCGCGCGTCACTTTACCGATACCGCGCGGGCGGCATCGAATCGCTCCCTGG GCCGCTCCTCTGTTCCTCGCTGAGATGGCCCCTTCCCAGTGGCGCGGCGCCTTCACGGCCGGCTTCCAGTTCTTCCTCGCGCTCGGCGTGCTCATCGCCAACCTCACCAACTACGCCACGGCGAACGTCTCCTGGGGCTGGCGCCTCTCGCTGGGCCTCGCGGGCGCACCGGCCATCGTGATCTTCATCGGCGCGCTCTTCCTCACCGACACCCCCAGCAGCCTCGTCATGCGAGGCCAGGTCGACCGCGCCCGCGACGCGCTCCTCCGGGTGCGCGGGCCCGGTGCGGACGTGGACGCCGAGTTCAAAGACATCGTAAGGGCCGTGGAGGTTGCGCGCCAGAGCGAGGACGGCGCGTTCCGCCGGATGGCGACGAGGCGCGAGTACCGCCCCCACCTGGTGCTCGCCGTGGCCGTGCCCATGTTCTTCCAGCTCACCGGCGTCGTCGTGCTCGCCTTCTTCTCGCCCCTAGTGTTCCGCACCATCGGCTTCGGCAGCAACGCCGCTCTAATGGGCGCCGTCATACTCGGCGCGGTGAACCTGGGCTCCCTCATGCTCTCCACCCTCGTCATCGACCGATACGGCCGCAAGGTGCTCTTCATGGTGGGCGGCATCCAAATGATCATTTGCCAT GTTGCGGTTGCTTGGATCATGGGCGCAAAAATCGGCAAGAGCGGCGAGGCGGCCATGGCGAGGCCGTACGCGGTGGCGGTGCTGGTGTTCACGTGCCTGAACAGCGCCGGGTTCGGGTGGTCGTGGGGGCCGCTGGGGTGGGTGGTGCCGAGCGAGATATTCCCGGTGGACATCCGGTCGGCGGGGCAGTCCATGAACGTGTCCATCGGCCTCTGCCTCACCTTCGTGCAGACGCAGTCGTTCCTCGCCATGCTCTGCCGCTTCAAGTACGCCACCTTCGCCTTCTACGCCGCCTGGGTCGCCATCATGACCGTCTTCATCGCGCTCTTTCTGCCGGAGACCAAGGGCATCCCGCTCGAGTCCATGGGCATCGTCTGGGTGCGGCACTGGTACTGGAAGCGGTTCGTCCAGAACCAAGGAAATAGCGGCCAGACATCAACCTGA